The DNA region CTTGTTATCTTAGAGTCAATGGTATTCCCTGAACCAGTAATTCAACTTTCAGTTGAACCAAAATCTAAAGCAGACCAAGATAAAATGAGTACTGCTTTACAAAAACTGCAAGAGGAAGATCCTTCTTTCCGTGCACATACAGATGTTGAAACTGGTCAAACAATCATCGCTGGTATGGGTGAACTTCACCTGGATATCCTCGTTGATCGTATGCGCCGTGAATTTAAGGTTGAAGCTAATGTAGGTGCACCACAGGTTGCGTATCGTGAAACTTTCCGTTCTTCTGCATCAGTTGAAGGTAAGTTCGCTCGTCAATCTGGTGGACGCGGACAATATGGTCACGTTTGGATTGAATTCTCACCTAATGATGAAGGTAAGGGCTTCGAATTTATTAATGGTATTGTTGGTGGTGTTGTTCCTCGTGAATACATCCCAGCTGTTCAAGCAGGTCTTATTGATTCGCTTGATAGAGGTGTTCTTGCTGGTTATCCTTTAGTTGATATTAAAGCAAAATTATTTGATGGATCATACCATGATGTTGACTCATCTGAAATGGCATTTAAAATTGCTGCTTCAATGGCTCTTAAAAACGCTGCTTCTAAATGTAGCCCTGTAATTCTTGAACCTGTCATGAAGGTTGAAGTTATTATTCCAGAGGAATACTTAGGAGATATCATGGGACAAGTTACTGCTCGTCGCGGACGCGTTGAAGGTATGGACGCACGCGGTAATGCACAGGTTGTTCGTGCGATGGTTCCACTTTCAGAAATGTTTGGTTATGCTACATCACTTCGTTCAAGTACGCAAGGTCGCGGAGTATTCTCTATGACCTTTGATCACTATGAAGAAGTTCCAAAATCAATTTCTGAAGAAATTATCAAAAAAAGTAAAGGTGAATAATTGATTTTCGCCTTTCTATAAAGTATAACTACTTATGAATACGTGGAAGCTGTGATATGGGACAAACCATTACACGGCTTCCACACGAAATACTTAATTTTTCTAATTTAAAGGAGGATTTCCTAATGGGTAAAGCAAAATTCGACCGTTCAAAGCCACACGTAAATATTGGTACAGTTGGTCACGTTGACCATGGTAAAACAACTCTAACTGCTGCAATCACTAACGTTCTTGCAAAAGCAGGCGGCGGAGAAGCACGCGGATATGATCAAATTGATAATGCACCAGAGGAAAAAGAACGTGGAATCACAATCAGTACTTCTCACGTAGAGTATGAAACGGCTACACGTCACTACGCTCATGTTGACTGCCCAGGACACGCTGACTATGTTAAAAACATGATCACAGGTGCAGCACAAATGGATGGTGGTATTCTTGTTGTATCTGCAACAGACGGCCCAATGCCACAAACTCGTGAGCACATTCTTTTATCTCGTCAAGTAGGTGTTCCATACCTTGTTGTATTCATGAACAAGTGTGACATGGTAGACGACGAAGAATTACTTGAATTAGTAGAAATGGAAATTCGTGATCTATTAACTGAATATGAATTCCCTGGCGATGACACTCCAGTTATCAAAGGTTCTGCTCTTAAAGCATTAGAAGGAGAAGCAGAATGGGAAGAAAAAGTTATCGAACTAATGAACGCTGTTGATGAGTATATCCCAACACCAGCTCGTGACACTGAAAAGCCGTTCATGATGCCTGTTGAGGATGTTTTCTCAATCACTGGCCGTGGAACAGTTGCTACTGGACGTGTTGAGCGTGGAGTAGTTAAAGTTGGTGACATAGTTGAGATCGTTGGTATGACTGAAGAGCCAAAATCTACTACAGTTACTGGTGTTGAAATGTTCCGTAAGCTTCTTGATTATGCAGAAGCTGGCGACAACATTGGAGCTCTTCTACGTGGTGTTGCACGTGAAGAAATCGAGCGTGGACAAGTTTTGGCTAAGCCTAAAACAATCACTCCACACACAAAATTCAAAGCTGAAGTTTATGTTTTATCAAAAGAAGAAGGTGGACGTCATACTCCATTCTTCACTAACTACCGTCCACAATTCTATTTCCGTACTTCTGATATTACTGGTATTTGTAATCTTCCAGAAGGCGTAGAAATGGTAATGCCTGGCGATAACATCGAAATGACTGTTGAACTTATCGCTCCAATCGCTATCGAAGAAGGTACAAAGTTCTCTATCCGTGAGGGTGGACGTACTGTAGGCGCTGGCGTCGTTGCTACAATTACTGAATAATTACTACTTTTAAAAGCAGATGGATGACGATCCATCTGCTTTTTTTTGCCCATTGCTCCAATCAACTGCAAAGTAACCAAAACACAAAGATTCTAGTTTCTTCTATAAAATATTGAACTCTGAATTAGGATATTTCTGGAGATTGATATTTCCTATTGTAATTGAGTGATAAGGTCTATATAATAGGAAAAGTGCTCAAAACATAAACAAAAAGAAAAATGTAATAGGTGTTGCGTTTCTTTTAGGTTTTATGTATAATAGACAATGTTGGTCTTTGACTGCGATGAAGTGGAAGGTTGCTGACACACCCGGCCGCTTTGCCATGGCGAGTGTGTGGGAAATTTTCACTGAGTAATGTCTATTTTAAAAATAGGCGATAAAAGGAGGGAAAATAATGGCAAAACAAAAGATTCGTATCCGTTTAAAAGCTTATGATCACAGGATTCTAGATCAATCAGCTGAAAAGATTGTTGAAACAGCAAAACGTTCAGGTGCATCTGTATCTGGTCCGATTCCGCTTCCTACTGAAAAAACTATTTATACGGTTCTTCGTGCGGTTCATAAGTACAAAGATTCACGTGAACAGTTTGAACAGCGGACACATAAGCGTCTAATCGACATCGTTAATCCAACTCCACAAACAGTTGATGCGTTGATGCGTTTAGATTTACCATCTGGTGTTGATATCGAAATTAAACTTTAATAACAATAAATAACAATTATCTAGGAGGTGTGACTTAAATGACCAAAGGAATCTTAGGAAGAAAGATTGGTATGACTCAAGTATTTGCAGAGAATGGTAACTTAATTCCTGTAACTGTTGTTGAGGCTGCTGCGAACGTAGTACTACAAAAGAAGACTGTTGAGAGTGACGGATATGTTGCTGTTCAAGTTGGTTTTGAAGACAAACGTGAAAAGTTAGCTAATAAACCTGAAAAGGGACATGTTTCAAAAGCAAATACTACTCCTAAGCGCTTCTTACGCGAATTCCGCGGAGATGACTTAGCAGGGTATGAAGTTGGTCAAGAAGTCAAAGTTGATATTTTCGCTGCAGGCGATGTAGTAGATGTAACAGGAATCTCAAAGGGTAAAGGTTTCCAGGGTGTAATTAAGCGCCACGGACAATCTCGCGGACCAATGGCACACGGATCTCGTTATCACCGTCGTCCAGGTTCAATGGGTCCTGTAGCTCCAAACCGTGTATTCAAAGGTAAATTATTACCAGGCCGCATGGGTGGAGAACAAATAACAGTTCAAAATCTAGAAATCATTAAAGTTGATGTAGAACGTAATTTACTTTTAATAAAAGGTAACGTTCCTGGACCAAGAAAAGGATTATTAAAGGTCAAAGGTGCGGTTAAAGCGTAACATCTTCATAAGAAAGGAGGAACAAAAGAATGCCTAAAGTTTCATTATTTAACCAAGGCGGTTCACAAGTTGGTGAAATCGAACTTAATGAATCAGTATTTGGTATCGAGCCTAACCAACACGTATTATTTGAAGCGATCGTAATGCAAAGAGCTTCTTTACGTCAAGGAACTCATAAAGTTAAAGTTCGTTCTGAAGTACGCGGTGGCGGACGCAAACCATGGCGTCAAAAAGGAACTGGTCGTGCTCGTCAAGGATCAATCCGTTCTCCACAATGGCGCGGAGGTGGTATTGTTTTCGGACCGACACCACGCAGCTATTCTTACAAATTACCGAAAAAAGTACGTCGCTTAGCGATTAAATCTGCACTTTCAACTAAAGTGTTAGAAGAAAAAATGTTAGTGTTAGAAAGCCTTGCTTTCGATGCGCCAAAAACAAAAGATTTCAAAGCAGTATTAGGTGGCCTTTCTGTTGAGAAAAAAGCACTTATTGTAACTGCTGACCTAGATGAAAATGTAGCACTTTCTGCTCGTAATATTCCTGGTGTAACAGTTGTAACAGCTGATGGAATCAATGTATTGGATGTTGTAAATCATGATAAGTTAATCATGACGAAAGCTGCAGTTGAAAAAGTAGAGGAGGTGCTTGCATAATGGATGCACGCGATATCATTAAGCGCCCCGTTATCACTGAACGTTCTACTGACCTAATGGCAGAAAAGAAATATACATTTGAAGTTGATGTTAGAGCTAATAAAACTCAAGTTAAAGATGCTGTTAAAGAGATCTTCGGCGTTGAAGTTGAGAAAGTTAACATCATGAACTACAAAGGTAAATTCAAACGCATGGGTAAATTCGGTGGTTACACAAACAAACGTCGTAAGGCAATTGTAAAATTAACAGCTAATAGCAAAGAAATCGAATTCTTTGAAGCTTAAGAAGCTAACAAGAAGAGGAGGGAAATAAAATGGCGATTAAAAAGTACAAACCTACCTCCAATGGTCGTCGCGGTATGACTACGTCTGATTTCGCTGAAATCACAACTAGCACACCTGAAAAATCTCTTTTAGCTCCGTTAAAGAGAAAAGGTGGCCGTAATAACCAAGGTAAGTTAACTGTTCGTCATCAAGGTGGCGGCCATAAGCGTCAATATCGTTTAATCGATTTTAAACGTACTAAAGATGGCATTCCAGG from Neobacillus sp. FSL H8-0543 includes:
- the tuf gene encoding elongation factor Tu codes for the protein MGKAKFDRSKPHVNIGTVGHVDHGKTTLTAAITNVLAKAGGGEARGYDQIDNAPEEKERGITISTSHVEYETATRHYAHVDCPGHADYVKNMITGAAQMDGGILVVSATDGPMPQTREHILLSRQVGVPYLVVFMNKCDMVDDEELLELVEMEIRDLLTEYEFPGDDTPVIKGSALKALEGEAEWEEKVIELMNAVDEYIPTPARDTEKPFMMPVEDVFSITGRGTVATGRVERGVVKVGDIVEIVGMTEEPKSTTVTGVEMFRKLLDYAEAGDNIGALLRGVAREEIERGQVLAKPKTITPHTKFKAEVYVLSKEEGGRHTPFFTNYRPQFYFRTSDITGICNLPEGVEMVMPGDNIEMTVELIAPIAIEEGTKFSIREGGRTVGAGVVATITE
- the rpsJ gene encoding 30S ribosomal protein S10; this encodes MAKQKIRIRLKAYDHRILDQSAEKIVETAKRSGASVSGPIPLPTEKTIYTVLRAVHKYKDSREQFEQRTHKRLIDIVNPTPQTVDALMRLDLPSGVDIEIKL
- the rplC gene encoding 50S ribosomal protein L3; its protein translation is MTKGILGRKIGMTQVFAENGNLIPVTVVEAAANVVLQKKTVESDGYVAVQVGFEDKREKLANKPEKGHVSKANTTPKRFLREFRGDDLAGYEVGQEVKVDIFAAGDVVDVTGISKGKGFQGVIKRHGQSRGPMAHGSRYHRRPGSMGPVAPNRVFKGKLLPGRMGGEQITVQNLEIIKVDVERNLLLIKGNVPGPRKGLLKVKGAVKA
- the rplD gene encoding 50S ribosomal protein L4; translated protein: MPKVSLFNQGGSQVGEIELNESVFGIEPNQHVLFEAIVMQRASLRQGTHKVKVRSEVRGGGRKPWRQKGTGRARQGSIRSPQWRGGGIVFGPTPRSYSYKLPKKVRRLAIKSALSTKVLEEKMLVLESLAFDAPKTKDFKAVLGGLSVEKKALIVTADLDENVALSARNIPGVTVVTADGINVLDVVNHDKLIMTKAAVEKVEEVLA
- the rplW gene encoding 50S ribosomal protein L23 — translated: MDARDIIKRPVITERSTDLMAEKKYTFEVDVRANKTQVKDAVKEIFGVEVEKVNIMNYKGKFKRMGKFGGYTNKRRKAIVKLTANSKEIEFFEA